The genomic DNA CCTCGACCCGGAGGGTGACATCGAGGGCCTCACGGTCCGGGTGCTCTGGAACACCCAGCCCGTGGAGGGTGTCAACCCGGGGAGCGTGGAGGGTGCCGACAGCTACACCCTGGTCGAGTTCACGGTCTGAACGGCTTCAGTCCTTGTTCACCATCACTTCGCTGGCCTTGATCACGGCGGCCACCTCGTCGGCCTCGGCGAGTTCGAGGCGGTCGGCGGACCCCTTCGTGATGGTGGATGTGACGGTCTGCCCGTCACCGAGTTCGATGGTGACCTCGGCCATCAGGCCGTCCGTTCGGAGGTCGACCACGGTACCCTGCAGGTGGTTGCGTGCACTGAGTGCCATAGGTACGGAACGCGCCGGAGCGAGATAATGCCGCCGTGACAGCCGCTCGCTCGGGACTCGGCTCCGGTGCGGCCCCACAGCGGCGCAAGGCGTTTGTCGGGGGGGCGTCTACGGCGGGTATGTCAAGCCAAGCGGGCTCGGATTGCCCGGAGTGTGGCGGACAGCTCGTCTCGGACGACGGGATGGAGTACACCTGCCGGGACTGTGGACGGACGTTCGACTCCGCGGA from Haloglomus litoreum includes the following:
- a CDS encoding TOBE domain-containing protein codes for the protein MALSARNHLQGTVVDLRTDGLMAEVTIELGDGQTVTSTITKGSADRLELAEADEVAAVIKASEVMVNKD